The Pseudomonadota bacterium DNA segment AAATCGACAATGAACTCCAGGAGCTTTACGTCGAGAATTTTCCGAGTGCAAAAGACAAAGTGTTTGGGGATATACGAGCGTCCAGAGACCAGGTACCTGCTCATGAAATTTTGTGCGCGGGGTTCCCATGTCAGCCGTTTTCCAAATCCGGCTCGCAATTGGGTTTACATGACGAAATACAAGGTACTCTTTTTGATGAAATCATATATATTCTCGAAAAACGCCGACCTGAATATTTGATTCTCGAAAACGTGGGAAACTTTGAACGACATGACGGCGGTCGCACATGGCGGGTTGTGAAAAGTAAACTCGAGGCATTAGATTATGATGTTCGTGGTACAGAACATGTCACGAGTGGAGGGTCAGGATTGATTTCGCCTCACCATCTCGGCTACCCGCATTCCCGGGAAAGGTTTTTCATTGTTGCCAAGCAGGGGAAACTACCCTCCGACCCGTTTCCCTGCGTCAATCGTCATAGTGCAACGAGTCTCACGTCTATTGTGCAGCCGCATAATGATTTGACTGATGATGATCATGCTGAGACACGGCTTACTGAAATGCAGAGAGAATGTATAAATCATTGGAACGTTTTCTTAGCAAGGCTTCCCGAAGACAAAGTTCAGCTTCCATCCTTCCCTATCTGGGGGGCCGAGATTAATGCCTCATACCCATTTGAAATCTACACGCCTTACGTAACGCCGACAGTTGAATTACAGCGTTGTTTAAATGGACAGCTTACGGAAGGAGAACTAACACGCGAGTATTTGCTTGACCTGCTTCCTAAGTATGCCCGCACGGAGAAAACCGAGTTCCCTAGATGGAAGATCAACTTTATTCGGCAAAACAGAGAATGGTTTCAACAACACCGCGAATACATTTCAGAGGAATGGACTCAGAAGCTTGGACGCTTTCCACCTTCACTTCGTAAACTCGAATGGAATTGCCAGGGTGAAGAAAGAGATTTGTGGAAACATGTTCTTCAATTTCGTCCATCTGGACTGAGGGCCAAAAGGTATTCTACGTCTCCTTCTCTTGTCGCTATGACAAGCACACAGATTCCGATACTGGGACCCGAGCAGCGGTTCTTGTCTCGAATCGAGG contains these protein-coding regions:
- the dcm gene encoding DNA (cytosine-5-)-methyltransferase, which gives rise to MRFIDLFSGLGGFHEAMKRLSLECVFASEIDNELQELYVENFPSAKDKVFGDIRASRDQVPAHEILCAGFPCQPFSKSGSQLGLHDEIQGTLFDEIIYILEKRRPEYLILENVGNFERHDGGRTWRVVKSKLEALDYDVRGTEHVTSGGSGLISPHHLGYPHSRERFFIVAKQGKLPSDPFPCVNRHSATSLTSIVQPHNDLTDDDHAETRLTEMQRECINHWNVFLARLPEDKVQLPSFPIWGAEINASYPFEIYTPYVTPTVELQRCLNGQLTEGELTREYLLDLLPKYARTEKTEFPRWKINFIRQNREWFQQHREYISEEWTQKLGRFPPSLRKLEWNCQGEERDLWKHVLQFRPSGLRAKRYSTSPSLVAMTSTQIPILGPEQRFLSRIEGRRLQGFPDHHRLPKSRTKAFKALGNAVHVGVAEAIARQLLNGGK